From Patescibacteria group bacterium, a single genomic window includes:
- the pheT gene encoding phenylalanine--tRNA ligase beta subunit, with the protein MNIKILDSWLREYLKTDAKPKEIATSLSLTSVSVERMEMLGEDVIYEIEVTTNRSDLMSVVGLAREASAVLPQFGYKASFNPPTISQLKYQPSENLPLTIINDEKLVYRICAVVMEVDVMKSPEFIRERLESTDIRSLNNLIDITNYVMRLIGHPTHVFDYDRIIGHTIKIRESQKGEEIVTLDGKRYTLPGGDIIAEDAEGNIIDLLGIMGLENSVVTDKTKRIIFFINNNDPYRIRKTSMALQIRTEAAQINEKYIDPEIADDALALGIDLYKNYANGKLCSEIIDIYPSPYKSKIVTLSEEHLQKLMAIPLSIVEAAEILKRLGFIIQIKEHFLEAEIPSFRANDIKIPEDLIEEIARVYGYHNLPSRLPHITYLETFNLEKSPYFWEDRVKQAMKFWGYTEVYTYPMVSEEMYEGPIENAVTIANPLGEDFLYMRRTLVPSLLKVIKENRQYDTLQLFEIANIYERQERDLPKEIRMFAGVVKKKDVSFFEIKGLIEQLATDLGITNLKFEALSKVGLETLIKIGEKELGTIEVLDEDLINFELNFEILVSHATLKKRYKKIPKYPPIIEDLAFIIDESIPTGEIIETIKRVDPLIKDVTLFDRFGQTRTFHILYQHEERNLTSDEVSQIRNAIIATLDKEYKAQLK; encoded by the coding sequence ATGAATATTAAAATACTTGACAGTTGGTTAAGAGAATATCTAAAAACAGACGCCAAACCAAAAGAAATTGCAACATCTTTATCTCTTACCAGTGTTTCTGTAGAACGCATGGAAATGCTTGGTGAAGATGTTATCTATGAGATTGAAGTCACAACTAATCGTTCTGACCTTATGTCTGTGGTGGGTTTAGCACGCGAGGCAAGCGCAGTACTGCCACAGTTTGGATACAAGGCTAGTTTTAATCCACCTACAATTTCCCAACTTAAATATCAACCATCAGAAAATCTTCCACTTACCATCATCAATGATGAAAAACTTGTCTATCGAATTTGCGCAGTTGTGATGGAGGTTGATGTCATGAAGTCCCCAGAGTTCATAAGAGAGAGACTGGAGTCAACAGATATAAGAAGTCTAAATAATCTAATTGATATTACAAACTATGTAATGCGTCTTATAGGTCATCCTACCCATGTATTTGACTACGATCGGATTATAGGACATACAATAAAAATCCGCGAGTCACAAAAAGGAGAAGAGATCGTCACACTTGATGGTAAGCGATACACTCTTCCAGGAGGAGATATTATTGCTGAAGATGCTGAAGGAAATATTATTGACCTTCTAGGAATCATGGGTCTTGAAAATAGTGTTGTGACCGACAAAACAAAAAGAATAATTTTTTTCATTAATAACAACGATCCTTATAGGATACGTAAAACATCGATGGCATTACAGATCAGAACAGAAGCGGCTCAAATTAATGAAAAATATATTGATCCTGAAATTGCAGATGACGCATTAGCTCTAGGTATTGATCTCTATAAAAATTATGCTAATGGTAAACTTTGTTCAGAGATTATTGATATCTATCCCTCTCCTTATAAAAGCAAGATTGTAACTTTATCCGAGGAACATCTTCAAAAATTAATGGCTATACCTTTATCAATTGTTGAAGCTGCAGAAATTCTTAAGCGTCTTGGCTTTATCATACAGATTAAAGAACACTTTCTGGAAGCAGAAATTCCATCTTTTAGAGCCAATGATATTAAAATTCCAGAGGATTTAATTGAAGAAATAGCACGGGTCTATGGATACCATAATCTCCCCAGTAGGCTACCCCATATTACATATTTGGAGACATTTAATTTAGAAAAAAGCCCGTATTTTTGGGAAGATCGTGTTAAACAAGCAATGAAATTTTGGGGATATACTGAAGTTTATACTTATCCTATGGTTTCAGAAGAAATGTATGAAGGACCTATTGAAAACGCAGTTACAATTGCAAATCCATTAGGTGAGGATTTCTTATATATGCGTCGAACACTCGTCCCTAGCCTTCTAAAAGTTATAAAGGAAAATAGACAATACGATACTCTCCAATTATTTGAAATTGCAAATATCTACGAAAGACAGGAAAGAGATCTTCCCAAAGAAATAAGAATGTTTGCTGGTGTTGTAAAAAAGAAAGATGTTTCATTTTTTGAGATTAAAGGTCTAATAGAGCAGTTAGCGACTGATTTAGGAATCACTAATCTTAAATTTGAAGCACTTTCTAAAGTTGGTCTTGAGACACTCATCAAAATAGGAGAGAAGGAGTTAGGAACAATAGAAGTACTTGATGAAGACCTTATAAATTTTGAGTTAAATTTTGAAATATTAGTTAGCCATGCTACATTGAAAAAAAGATATAAAAAAATTCCTAAGTATCCACCAATTATAGAAGATCTTGCATTTATTATTGATGAATCAATCCCAACTGGAGAGATCATTGAAACAATTAAAAGAGTAGACCCACTTATAAAAGATGTTACCCTTTTTGATCGTTTCGGACAAACGCGAACTTTCCATATACTTTATCAGCACGAAGAAAGAAACTTAACAAGTGATGAGGTAAGTCAGATTCGCAACGCTATTATTGCTACATTAGACAAAGAATATAAAGCCCAACTCAAATAA